Genomic DNA from Prunus persica cultivar Lovell chromosome G1, Prunus_persica_NCBIv2, whole genome shotgun sequence:
CCACGTTAATCATACTTAAAAACttgggtttttctttgttaataACACATTGACTTAATTAGTAAAGAAACTTGGAAATTAATTTCAACCTAGTTGCTCATTTATTTGTTGTGAAAGTTGCCTCCTCACCCTGGAGAAAGGAGatgatgatgagtttgaattagGTTAAACCAGAGTTGATTGGATATCCAAAGGGCTGGCGTACGTGTATTCCATGACAGGATCATCAAGACAATAAGTGTTTCGATTTCTCCTATTGTGTGATGTCTAGTTGCAGAACCACCATCCAATTTAagcttaattaatttataatttcactgactttaatataaaaagggatTAATTAATGGGTGGTTTACAATTCATTAATCTAAGCTTAGTGGATTcccctttaaaataaaaaataaaaaaaaaattaatgaagtgGCTTTTCAGAGCCTGAGATATAAACAGTGGCAAGTGGTCATGTGCTTACACTGAGGAAAGgcaattggaagaagaaaaggagggagagaatatgttttgttttatcaATGTGTGTGTTGATGAGGATTATTAAATTAACAGAGCTCGTAATTATTGAAGCAAAGGGGTCCCATGGATGGACATTGCGACTTTAATTAGCATTTTGAATGTTgatcataattttatattgtgGGTTTTAAAACTAGGACACGTGAATCCATGTGAAGGGGGTCCTCCATGTTGTTAATTACTCTAGGATCCTTTGAGTGTTGGGTAGAAAATCCACTAAAGAGGTTGATTAATTAACTGTAAACATGTTTAAAGTTTTGAGTAACTTTTTACAACTACTTGCTGGCACTTGGAAATATTGACTGATGATAAAGATTGCTATTTCAATTCCATCGCAGCTAGAGACTGATTaatgcattaataattcatctCCAGAaccatgtttttttgttttccaatttttataTACCATGCGATCCATGAGGGAAATGATTATTTTTCTATTCTAAAAGAACTCgttcaaacaaaaaagtgcAGTATGATTTATTCTAGAAATTTCTAAAACAATCCAGAGAAATTTTCAAAAGTAATCCACataaatattgtattttttttatggattTAAAACTGTATGTTAATAAATAAGGTGAGcatttttccaatcaaattggaaccTCATTAGTCTCTTTTCTAATAAGGAGAAGGAGATTTGTCACATAACTAGTTATACATAATGTAGGAATTATAGAGAGTTAACAAACTAGGTATGTAGGAATTAGGGAGTTAACAAACTAGCTAGGTGTGTTATGTTGAGAGTATCGGAGATGGAGGTTTAGCATAAAGAGCTTAAAGATCTTCAGCCTctccaattggttttgggttgtATGCTTGACATTCCTATATGATATCAGACTATCCATGTGGTAGGCTCAAAGAACTCACATGCTCCCAAATCACCtaataaaacacaaaattaagATACTAAAATTAAGATGTTGAGAGTATCTCACATCGAAGGATGAAAGTGTAGCTTAAGAGCTTAAATCTCCCGCCTAATGTCATTCACACAGAACACATGAGGGCGTGTTGAGAGTCTGAATGCCAcctctaaaattaaaatcttgTCTTATAGTTTTTAGATTGAAGACTCACATTCTAATAAGTTAGCGCCTAACAAGTTAGGTAAAGAAGTTAACCAATTGCGTGGATTTAATGATATTTCTGGATTGTGGATCTAACAAGTTCATCATCTTcaagaaattgatatttttatataaaagtcATTTAGCCTATTAGAGTAATTTTACAGGAATAATTGTCATTGcatttgaacaaaaaattattctaaCAAAGTAATAGTATATatactaaataaaaaagaataatttccctcttttatattttacgtcatttcatttaaatatgtatttattgttCATCCCTACAAGAGCATACAAAAACTTATGTGCAGAGTTTGGTATCTGATTTGGACATTACATTTCCTCTTGGACTGAAAGATAGTATGAATCATGATTCAACTCAAACGTTGTCTTactccaaaaaaaacaaaaaaacattgcACACATTTTGATTTCCTAGGCTGCTCATTTCATTCATCTTTTCGAGAAAAGATGGTATTTCATTAAACCCTTAAGAACCTTACATAGTAAGAACTAGCATGTAAATagtggcctcgttaaaaccttcccGTAGAAACCATGTGGAGCAAAACCCCGATATAGAAAAGAGATGCATATACAATTGAACAGATTTTTTAAATCAGAGAAAGCCCTGCCCACACGCTACATtaaattggggaaaaaaaatgtagaataaaataaaaaatctatcAAAAACCCCTgataataaagtcaaaaataGACCTAGATGATCATTGAATTATTCTTGGCAAAACGGAGAAGTTACTtgattgttattttatttcaaatcgGATCGAGaaggtaaaatatttatcattttgTTGGCCGCCACAGAAACCCCtcttttttcacaatttctctGCAGAACTAATTGGAAACCTGGTATGTATACAAGTTCAGTTCGTTGGACTAACCCTAGTTGTCATTCATTTGACATAAATCCtattaaaaagaaagggacaataaaaaaacagaatcaAAAGTTAGGTCACATGTTTTTCTGGTAAGCTTTCCTGAATGTTGGGTGCAGATTTGAAGATAAATTTGAGGTGTAGAATTGAAGACAGAAAAGATGTTGATTAAATATTAAGCTGCAGAAACCGAAATTAAAGTCTCCAATTATTctgaccacaaaaaaaaaaaaaagaaaaaaaagtgtcTAATTATTTACTATATCTTCCAAGTCCAATCCATCATGTCAGGTAATAAACTATAAATCATTGACagatataataaaaaactaaattgAAACCAAAATCCCCACCAAGAAAATTACTCAAGAAATAAATAGAAGGGGAAATACACCAGATAATGAACAATTAGTAGCACAGAACCCCAATTGAAAATTAGAGTTACAtcaattattatctttttcattGCAAACTGATCATCAAAAGGCAGTAAATTAACTCAAAAGAAGAAGCTGAGCTAGCTAGCTTTTATACTATAACATCCAGAAGACACCCAAAGTTTCTCTCTTCTAGTGTTCTTAATTCACATCCCTCCCTCTcttgctttctctctctctaactcaTTTCTAagatttatatatttcaatacAACAAAATGGAAGCACAGGCTTCAATTTTGATCTTGTCCTCAAAGTTTCAGTAAGGTGGTCTTGCCCAAGCATAGGCTTCATGGCCAAGCTGTCCATGGCCACCATTTGGGATCAGATTTGGAGGGAGATGATGACTGTAAATATTAGGCAGCCCTCCAGATGAAGGGTCAGGCAGCTGCTGCTGATGCTGATGCCCTCCACTCCCCAACTGGGCCCCACTGCTCCCTCCCGCAGTTGGAGAATTCCCTGAACCCCCATTGTTATGCCCTCCTCCTCCACTTCCTCcaccttcttcatcttcctcaaGAGGCAGTCTCTCATATGTAGCATTTGCAAATGTTGCTGCCACCACCATCACTGGCCCTGCTGCCACAAGTGACCCCACCACACTGCCCCCAACCACCTGCCCGTTCCCGGCAGCCAAGTACACCGTCAGCCCCGTTGACCCGGGTGGGGCGGGCCCGGGCAGGAAGGCACCACTCAGAGACAAAATCTCAAACCTTCCTTGCAGTGCCACAACAGCTCCAGGAGCCGCAGGTTGCCTGAGCGTTACATTCGCCACTGAGCCACTCCCGCTGAGGACACACACTCCTCTCTGCCGCCGCCTCGCAAACTGGGCCACGCTCTCGGCCACGTCAGCGCCTCCAGCCACCTCCATGACGTGGCTGCGGAGGGAGTTGGGGCTGTCCCGGGTGACGAAGATGGGGGGTTTGGGCTTGTTTTTGGATCCCGGAGGGCGGCCTCTTGGCCTGCGGGATCCAATCTCGACTGCTCCTTCTTTGGGCTCATCTTGGTCTCTGTCTTCATCTCCGCCGCTGCTTCTGCCGCTGTTGTTTTCGTTGATGGAGATTTCGAGCTCGCGCTGCTTGTTGAGTGCGGCCGAATTGGTGGCTGCCGAGTCCATGCCCGGCAGCCCCAAGTTACCGCTCCACCAGGGGTTAGCCAGAGTGGCAATTGTCGATCAAATTTAAGGAATTGTAACAAGGAAGAGAGAAATTAACAAGAAGAGTATATAAAGACaagctatacttattttttttctttccttgttctcttttgtttgagaatttgAGATCAAGAAGTCAAAGGCATATGTATATGCATACAGCTCATAATATACTCGCACAACGCATCAAGGGgtaaaagaagatgaaaaagaaaagaagcaaaGCAAGCTTCTATAACCTAATAATACTCATATACTCACACAACAcaggaaaaaagagagagcgGCCGGAAGTTGATTTTTTGGGGGggcgggggggggggggggggggggtggagaagagagagagagagagcagtaGCTAGGAGTTACAGAGGTGATGAAGATGTAGCCCAAAGATGGTCATCATCAGGCGATGGGGGAAGTGTGATGAGGTTAGTGGAGAGAATATGGAACAGATGCAAAAACCCTTAAGCTTGATTGATAGAATCAATTAAGCACaaacaagaaagagagaatattaattaaaattaagcaAAGCAGTACAAgtacagaaagaaaaagactgAAACGAAACTTAAAGAcagtatatttatataaaatacaataattaaaaataaaaaaagaagaagggaaagaCACAATTAAGTGTTTGTGTGGCTGGGGTTTggtgtttggtgtttggtgtTTAATAAGCTAATAAGCTGCTAAGCTCTGTTGTGATTTGGGGAGCTGAGGatttaacccttttttttcctttgtctcGATCTCTCTCTTGATTTCTCTTGGAtatctcttctctctgtctgtctgtctgtctaaAATAGTAAGCAGAAAAAGATTAGTGATGTCTGCTTTTTTGGAAGGGAAGGGAGAGAGGTTCTTGGGAAGGTTAGGGTTTCGTGGGGTCGCGTGCGCGTGGGAGGTGGGGATCACGTCGTTGTCTCGGGCccaacatatatacatatatgtatatatgagcCTATGGATACACAAAGTGTGTGTGTTTTGTCTGTGAGTGTGTGTCCGTGTGCGCCACAGTGGTGTGTAAATAATAAACAGATCTAATTCAGCGAAAGCTGGAGAGGACTGAGAGTGAGAGGACCTTGTGTGGATGGTGTTTGCTCTAGCTTCTAATACTTACTATTGCCACCAGCCTCGGTCCCTTTTCTGGTTttgcagttttttttcttattttgggtCTTAACGTACAGTCTGTTTTTGCCTAAATTGGAAATCTACCCATGAtttcttttctaaaaacaGGGAAATGTAAAATAATGAGGgcactgttttgtttttggaaaaaataaaatgaaattctaAAAGGGTTCTTTTACAAATTCATCAGTACAGTTGGTTCAATCATGACAAAATAAAGCAAGTGGGTAAACTCAAACCTACtaagttcaaatttttatgaacACAAAATTACCTGATGAACGTTTGGCAAGGATCCAATCCTAGAGACTTGCAAGTTGCTATGTTTTCTCATCTCATATCAATCCCTCAGAAAACGAATTTGATAATATTATGTGTTTTTTAAGAGAAATATGatagattgcattcataattcaggtCTACAAGTCGTCAGtcacaaatataaatataaatacatataaccACATAGAGTTAATACAAATATGAAAGCACAGTAACCACATGGAGTTAATACAAATACGAAGGAGCCCACCAGCAACATCAAATGCACAAAGTGTAGAATCATAGCTATACAGGGCCTAAGAAATTTCGACAAAAGAGTCGATGGAAAAACTAGACATATACCTTAGCACGAAACTACAACTTCAACCTTTTAATTCTGACAAGTAGAAAATACAAGTACTACAAACACACAACAAActcacaaaaaatttatacactTATTACAACTAACTGCACACAAAACGAGTAAATAAAAGCCGATTTGTCACCACGTCGTCACCAATATAGCCAAGCAGACACCAAAATGATCAGTCAACAAAATGATCAGTCAAGAGGGAGGGGTTGTAGGGAGATGTGTGAGAGCAGAGGTGGAGAAGGGAGGGGAAGGTTTGGGAGGGTAGGGAAGGAGGGGAGGGATGGAGGGATGGAGGCCACGCACCCGAAAGGGGGTTATGGCTGAAACTTTTATCTCTTTAgcgttttctctctctagagaGAGTTTTTCAATAATTGCTTGGAGTCGATCACATTATATGTTTTAGTAAAATGCATTTCTAACTATAATAAGTAGATAAATCATTGTCATCATCACAATTAAGATTAGATTTCTCCTCAGTAACATTGAGTGGTGTTTGCTCTAGCTACTACTTCTCACTACTGCTACCTGCCTTGGCCCCCCTTTTAATAGGTTTTGcagtttttctcattttggGTTTTAACCTACAGTCTTTTGTTGCCTAAAATGGAATCTACCcatgatttattttcttaaagaGAGGgaaatgtaaaataataatgacaCTGTttacttttttgaaaaataaaatggaattCTATAAGGTTCTATTGAAAACTCATCCGTACAGTTGGGTCAATTGTGACGACGTAAAGCAAGTGGGTAAACTCAAACGTACTACATTCAAACCTTTATATCAATGCAAAATTGCCCAATAAAGGATTGACAAGATGAAATCCAAGAGATTTGCAGATACTTGTTATGTTTTCTCATCTCATATCAATGAGATGAGAAAACGAATTTGATAATATCATATGGTATAGTACAATGCATTAGATAAATCATTTTCATTGTCACAATTAAGATTAGATTGCTACTCACTAGAATGGTaaaattttcatcttttaTTAGAAAAACATGATTGACGGAGTACGCAATCACACATTTGAAGAGATCACAAAGGCCTTCCATAGTtgtatttctttgctttttcaaGGAGATGCAATGTCTGGGGATTTTTGCCCTATCAACAAATAACCTATTTGCTTTTGCCATATATTATCTCCTCGGATGCCGATTTAGGACCatcaaaataaatactaaTGATGCACTTTCAAATTGTGGTGGCAGAAATAGTTGCGGTGATGGTCATGGTCTAGAAGTAAGTGCAAACAGGTTGGAAGCAGTGAGgttcaattaaataaacaagtaATTAATGAGTTGATCGTAATTTAGTATCATAGATTtgacaaaataacaaaatttaaaaatgaatcaTAAGTAAGACCAATGATTACAGCATTATTGGCAGAAATTTTGGACAGATTTGATGTAGATGACCGCAAGTTGAAGTTTTGTATTCAGAAACAATCCTAAGCTGTGGCTTTAGAAAAGCAATAATTAATAGTCCCTTGgccagaaaaaaataaaaaataaaaaaaaacaaggattGGGCCGAAAGTGATCAACATTGTTGATAGTACTGTTGGAGGAGGAAGCTTTGGAGCAGAAGGGAAGAAGGGGACAGAGAGGTAGAGTGTtcagaagagaaaatttaGGAATTGGCATGTCTTCTAGTGCATGTTTTGTTTACACACATTCAGCATTGTGATCTGGTGATAGagattttataatttcttgtttaAATATGTTTAATTCAGACAGTTGCAAAGATCTTTAATTAAAGTGTGTGACATTAtccatttatatttattaaagaagAAGGTGGAATCTGACATGCTGCAAAGTTAGATTTTGTGTAATCCAGatatggaagaagaaaaaaatgttactctattgtattgtttttttttgtttttttttaaaaaaagcgataattgtatttataaatcacacaaatgataataatttattgtattgttaattttttagttaaatttgtGAGATCTTATTATTTGAGGTAATCTAGCATATAAAACACAACCCAATACATAGTGACTTGGTTTGATGACAAGGATATCCAACAACAAAGAGGAAATGAATTATACATGGTGGGGCATCCAAGGTGCACTTTAACTTTCattacaatgaattattttggAGTCATTGGATTTTCCCAAAGCTTTGGCagcgcatatatatatatatatatatacatatatacagtccccttctattgagggatccctcaaataaaattatttgagggaagccctttagggtaccctacaatttttttctcaatgatccaaaccatctattttttaggtcttcattcatagatcatcctaacaaaaaattagacaaatcggtaaccgtttcgacatccaattgtgtcttacaaaatcaatgaacacggtacttcaagaaaatgctaaaatttcaataacttaattgagtggtcaaatgatatcggattcaagtgattttttgtagggatgatctttgaatgagtatctacaaaatagacggtttggattagtgaaatacaatccggagtggggcctacaaggagtgtccctcaaataagcttatttgagggatccctcaatggaagctctctgtacatatatatatatatatactagaaAGCTTTAGTTGAGAGAATTTTcaactaaatttatttaagaGATTTCgcattttatttcaaaaatcCGAATCGTTCAAACATCATCTATAAGCACTAGAACATATAGAGGTTGATATTTCATGGTTATCATTgtagcaatttattttttaattttctggttaattttattaaaataaatcttCATAATATGTATGAGTGTGACATGCAGCAATGGCCAAGAGCATGTTTTACACGATGCATATATGGACGTGAGAGATCGATGTTCATTGAATTTTGTTAAAAGAGTAAGCAGACACATGGCTCAATTGAATGGTTGATGGACCATTATGTTGCTTACACCTTAAACAAAACCAAAGGATGATTCGTACATATTGACAATTTTCCCAAAGCCAGCGCAATACATTTCGTCATCTCTTTATAAATTCTAATTATTTGTAAATGATGGTTCAACTTTGGAAATAGAAGTTGCGTCTTGTAGCTCCAGTGTTACAAGAGATTAAGAAATAGTCTTATGCTACTATTTTCCtacttaaaaaaacaaaaacaagcaaACAAGATCTAGTCCAGTAAAAAAGGGTATTGATTTACAGATAAGTGATCTCAGGTGGGTTTAGATTATCGCTTatattcaaaaacaaaaacaaagacctGTCTAAACATATATGACaaagttttattattgatcAACATTGACAAGGGATTGAAAAAGTCCGTAGCTATCTGCTATGCAAAATCTTGTGAAATTCAAAAGCAGCTTCGTCGGAATTTCATTAAGAACCTTCTTTTTGGATTAGTGACTTACTtagcatattctttttttaccaACTTTCTTTGATTAGTGACTTTGTCGGCTTAATTTACCTCGCCTCTTCTTCATTTCACATTGCCAATAAAGACTTCGGTGGCCTAAATGTTACTTCTGTGGGGTGAAGAGGCCAATAGTATCTGAGTAAATTCCATCTCCTGCTGCGATTTTTACATTGATCTTTGATTATTTTCCCGGTTTAAATGTCGAGTGTCGGCAGGTTTCATTCGTTAAACTAGATTAAGTcattgagaaaacaaaaacaaaaacaaaacaaacttaaTCAAGTCCCATATACCCTACAAACTCAATATATTTAGCTATTTTATGGATGTGCACTCTCATCAGTGGGGACCAAGAAGGGCATCACCACCTTATTAGCCCCTTCATTTGGGTCATATACGTAATCTCCTTTGGCCCTATACCTAATC
This window encodes:
- the LOC18788486 gene encoding AT-hook motif nuclear-localized protein 20, which encodes MDSAATNSAALNKQRELEISINENNSGRSSGGDEDRDQDEPKEGAVEIGSRRPRGRPPGSKNKPKPPIFVTRDSPNSLRSHVMEVAGGADVAESVAQFARRRQRGVCVLSGSGSVANVTLRQPAAPGAVVALQGRFEILSLSGAFLPGPAPPGSTGLTVYLAAGNGQVVGGSVVGSLVAAGPVMVVAATFANATYERLPLEEDEEGGGSGGGGHNNGGSGNSPTAGGSSGAQLGSGGHQHQQQLPDPSSGGLPNIYSHHLPPNLIPNGGHGQLGHEAYAWARPPY